Proteins from a single region of Ogataea parapolymorpha DL-1 chromosome IV, whole genome shotgun sequence:
- a CDS encoding proline iminopeptidase, translating into MAFAESSYSVEDTFVLGDMKVSILRFSVPLDYKKPDTTISICVKLVNSYKYGEPTGFVYEADISRNLDHILLYLQGGPGYESEFPSVASSPSFLSPLLRKGYTVLLLDQRGTGLSTPIHVDKLLSFGSAEDQLHFLECFRADSIIRDCEQIRLGLIGRCKWTLLGYSYGGFCSICYCSMFPESLKKVLIFAGLPPLTGDLTQISVNNLATAKRRTLEFYEEYPRNKLRVERIVEYLRKQRPVLPNGGILSPERFQQLGMHFATVGGFGWMNKLIVTMTLELETTGQLSYTTLKLAQDGSGFDSNLLYFFYQEAIYMNGAGSSSQWFVNKIKERVHDDGEFYFTSEYHYPGICDDFQSLRHLKPLLELVHTYDRWDEIWNLSRLRKVTLTKLPIYCLLCYDDQYVSTELALANSSIFEFKRWITTEYLHDGIIASGEEVVDKLFRLVEGRVPK; encoded by the coding sequence ATGGCGTTTGCAGAATCGTCGTATAGCGTAGAGGACACGTTCGTCCTGGGGGACATGAAGGTGTCAATCCTGAGATTTTCGGTGCCTCTGGACTATAAAAAGCCGGACACAACTATCAGTATCTGTGTTAAGCTCGTCAACAGCTACAAATACGGAGAGCCGACGGGTTTCGTTTACGAGGCAGATATTTCGCGAAACTTGGATCACATACTGCTGTATCTGCAAGGTGGCCCTGGCTATGAGTCGGAGTTCCCAAGCGTCGCTTCGAGTCCCAGTTTTCTTTCTCCACTGTTACGTAAGGGGTATACAGTGCTGCTACTTGACCAGCGCGGCACAGGACTTTCGACGCCCATACACGTTGACAAATTGCTGAGTTTTGGGTCTGCTGAGGACCAACTGCACTTTCTAGAGTGTTTCCGCGCGGACTCCATTATTCGCGATTGTGAGCAAATCCGGTTGGGGCTAATTGGCCGCTGCAAATGGACTTTGCTTGGCTACTCGTACGGCGGTTTTTGTTCTATTTGCTACTGCTCAATGTTCCCGGAATCGCTGAAAAAGGTCCTAATCTTTGCTGGGCTTCCGCCGCTCACAGGGGATTTGACACAGATATCAGTAAATAATCTTGCTACCGCTAAGCGGAGGACTCTGGAGTTCTACGAGGAGTATCCGAGAAATAAGCTAAGGGTGGAGCGCATTGTTGAGTATCTGAGAAAACAGAGACCTGTGCTGCCAAACGGAGGCATTCTGAGTCCTGAGCGATTTCAGCAGCTAGGAATGCATTTTGCAACTGTCGGCGGTTTTGGATGGATGAATAAGCTGATTGTCACCATGACTTTGGAGCTAGAAACCACGGGACAGTTGTCGTATACCACGCTAAAACTTGCCCAAGACGGATCTGGGTTCGATTCCAATTTGCTGTACTTTTTTTACCAAGAAGCGATCTACATGAATGGCGCAGGGTCCAGCAGCCAATGGTTTGTCAACAAAATAAAAGAACGTGTGCATGATGACGGAGAATTTTATTTCACTAGCGAGTACCACTACCCCGGAATTTGCGACGATTTTCAGTCATTGAGACATCTGAAGCCGCTGTTGGAGCTTGTTCACACGTACGACAGATGGGACGAAATTTGGAACTTATCGAGGTTGCGCAAGGTCACGCTTACTAAATTGCCAATTTACTGTCTGCTCTGCTACGACGACCAGTACGTAAGCACCGAGCTTGCCCTGGCCAATTCGTCGATCTTCGAGTTCAAGAGATGGATTACCACGGAGTACCTCCATGACGGGATCATCGCAAGCGgcgaggaggtggtggacaaACTTTTCAGGCTGGTGGAAGGAAGAGTTCCAAAATAA
- a CDS encoding Conserved hypothetical membrane protein, with the protein MRLPQKPTEQSPLLPQPAEAHTPLPGNLPLIIVSLWTGSFLSAADSTIVSTTANTIASLLHDSNRLAWIGTSYLLTNAIFQPLMGKISEVFGRKTSLLFAQFWFGLGCLLCACSRSVTQFAAARALAGIGGGGISALSSIVVTDVVPLRMRGMYQGYANLVYGLGQFIGPIIGGICLGVDPKNGWRWMFGCQVPLVVLAAYLVSTNVHEYIENAEERIQKRFTKENFAKIDVAGSLTLALLIASVLLLFSSTSRAEGLTYVASAAVSGVLFYLVESRLATEHIIPPFAFQGVLRLGALTAMFGTMTLYGINFILPIYLQTVHGLDSLQLGLFNGFGVFFVSFGSLYSGWLLKHDANAKDDYVVSKSIRTSILGFLAVFSGSLLSLGVCLTAKPAFAPEDRNYWQIALLAAGFSLAGFGYGMFLVSLLIMVVGKVGLKHQASVTGMNYLFRSIGSVSGAGITLNIYSTVLSKELWHYFIKKKRPDGEKIYKTLMENFFYVRNGLDPKYTTKVLKIYREAVGDSLMMVFVFATMALTASVSLKLYRT; encoded by the coding sequence ATGCGACTTCCCCAAAAGCCAACAGAGCAGTCGCCATTACTCCCGCAACCGGCAGAAGCACACACGCCGCTTCCGGGAAACCTGCCGCTCATCATCGTGTCTCTGTGGACCGGCTCATTTCTTTCGGCAGCCGACTCCACCATCGTGTCGACCACGGCCAACACCATAGCCTCTCTGCTTCACGACTCCAATAGACTCGCGTGGATCGGCACGAGCTACCTGCTGACGAATGCGATTTTCCAGCCGCTGATGGGCAAAATTAGCGAGGTGTTTGGCCGCAAAACAAGTCTCCTATTTGCTCAGTTCTGGTTTGGATTAGGCTGTCTGCTGTGCGCCTGCTCGCGGTCGGTGACCCAATTTGCTGCCGCGCGGGCGTTGGCAGGAATTGGCGGCGGTGGCATATCCGCTTTGAGCTCCATCGTCGTTACCGACGTCGTGCCGCTCAGAATGCGCGGCATGTACCAGGGATACGCAAATCTCGTGTACGGCCTAGGACAATTCATTGGTCCTATAATTGGCGGTATATGTTTGGGAGTAGACCCAAAAAACGGCTGGAGATGGATGTTCGGCTGTCAGGTGCCATTAGTGGTTCTTGCCGCATACCTGGTCTCCACCAATGTGCACGAATACATTGAAAACGCTGAGGAACGCATACAAAAACGCTTTACCAAAGAAAACTtcgccaagatcgacgtgGCCGGCTCGCTGACACTGGCGTTGCTCATTGCAAGCGTGCTTCTCCTGTTCTCTTCGACCAGCCGCGCCGAAGGGCTCACATATGTGGCCAGCGCCGCCGTTTCCGGCGTGCTATTCTATCTGGTGGAATCGAGACTTGCTACAGAACATATCATTCCACCCTTCGCTTTCCAGGGAGTCCTGCGCTTGGGGGCGCTCACGGCAATGTTTGGAACCATGACACTGTACGGAATCAATTTTATCCTGCCTATCTATCTGCAGACCGTCCACGGTCTCGACTCGCTGCAATTGGGGCTGTTCAACGGTTTCGGCGTGTTTTTCGTGTCGTTTGGCTCGTTGTATTCCGGCTGGCTGCTGAAACACGACGCCAATGCAAAGGATGACTATGTTGTTTCCAAATCTATCCGTACCTCGATCCTGGGGTTCCTGGCTGTGTTTTCAGGCTCTCTTCTGTCGCTCGGTGTCTGTCTGACTGCGAAGCCAGCATTTGCACCAGAAGACCGCAACTACTGGCAGATCGCCCTGCTCGCCGCGGGCTTCTCTTTAGCCGGTTTCGGATACGGCATGTTCTTGGTGAGTCTGCTGATCATGGTGGTCGGCAAAGTTGGTCTCAAACACCAGGCCTCGGTCACCGGAATGAACTATCTGTTCCGGTCGATCGGCTccgtttctggagcaggaatCACTCTCAACATATACAGTACGGTCCTCAGCAAAGAACTATGGCACtacttcatcaagaagaaaagaccGGACGGCGAGAAAATATACAAAACTCTCATGGAGAACTTTTTTTATGTGCGCAATGGCCTCGACCCAAAATATACCACCAAAGTGCTAAAGATATACCGCGAGGCCGTGGGAGACTCGCTCATGATGGTGTTTGTTTTTGCCACCATGGCCCTCACAGCGAGCGTTTCGCTCAAACTGTATAGAACTTAA
- a CDS encoding MFS transporter, which translates to MEKYTDIYHPQYIPGTYSIYTSAILHHKQLQKTSTPKNYAYNRNTPLEDIPDLKSKYGVILLPQPSNSVNDPLNWPPWKKSLQFFILLLITAFTAAIANDASAPQDSINELTGIDYGWLNNSAGVLFVSIAVSVWLYGPLASLCGRRITYVLGLLFALFGSIWYARIRHKGDIFGSQVLIGFAEGSTEAQVQLSMSSIFFKHQLGAVVTIYILATSLGTYLGPLFANIIAENRDFTWVGWSGAIASGICLLMVLFLLEEDYFDYSRFAYHSQNSLLNRSLQTHGIVSNEQDDDFGYHDAPATWKQRYSLLSAWKDRSVQELIKQYAKLLVYNFRCFWFPPVIFGGLIWGFQSAVLSFYLTTQDTDLYGEPFNYSARRIALMNIPCIIGSFIGCIYAGSLTDYFVLWVARKNNGIVESEFRLFFAFLSGIVGSVGLLMFGFGVSRGLDWRVIYVGLAMIAYLFSSAGNLAMLYVIGTYDQLILETLIAVEVINNIIGCIFTFACSPWLERSGTEATYVALAVLNLFFMFLSLPLMVYGKRWRKATKSSYIRMIEARPKG; encoded by the coding sequence ATGGAGAAATACACGGATATTTACCACCCACAATATATTCCAGGCACATACTCCATTTACACCTCTGCTATATTACACCACAAGCAGCTACAGAAAACCTCCACACCTAAAAATTATGCCTACAACAGAAACACACCTCTTGAAGATATTCCTGACCTCAAATCGAAGTATGGAGTGATACTGCTTCCACAGCCGTCCAACTCAGTCAATGATCCTCTGAATTGGCCACCATGGAAAAAGTCGCTGCAATTCTTCATTCTGCTTTTAATAACGGCCTTCACAGCGGCGATAGCAAACGATGCGTCTGCTCCCCAAGACTccatcaacgagctcacaGGTATCGACTATGGCTGGCTCAACAATTCCGCGGGAGTTCTGTTTGTCTCCATTGCAGTGTCCGTCTGGTTATATGGTCCCCTTGCGTCTCTTTGCGGCCGCAGAATCACCTACGTTCTCGGGCTCCTGTTTGCGCTGTTTGGGTCCATCTGGTACGCCCGTATACGCCATAAGGGTGACATTTTTGGGTCTCAGGTGCTCATTGGGTTTGCAGAAGGCTCAACAGAGGCCCAGGTGCAGCTGAGCATGAGCagcatttttttcaagcacCAGTTGGGTGCCGTTGTCACGATCTATATACTGGCAACTTCGCTTGGCACTTACCTGGGCCCACTTTTTGCCAACATAATTGCCGAGAATAGAGACTTCACATGGGTAGGGTGGTCTGGAGCGATAGCGAGCGGCATATGCTTGCTCATggtgctgtttcttctcgaAGAAGACTATTTCGACTACTCGAGGTTCGCCTATCACTCCCAGAATTCGCTGCTCAATAGAAGCCTGCAGACACATGGAATTGTCAGTAATGAGCAGGACGACGATTTTGGGTATCACGACGCTCCGGCGACTTGGAAGCAGCGCTATTCGCTTCTTAGTGCTTGGAAAGACCGATCAGTGCAGGAACTTATCAAACAATATGCCAAACTACTGGTCTACAATTTCCGCTGTTTTTGGTTTCCACCAGtgatttttggaggccTTATTTGGGGCTTCCAGAGCGCAGTTTTGTCCTTTTACCTCACCACCCAAGACACTGATCTTTATGGTGAGCCGTTCAACTATTCCGCTCGACGCATTGCTCTCATGAACATCCCATGCATAATTGGCTCCTTTATTGGTTGCATTTATGCAGGATCACTCACCGACTACTTTGTGCTCTGGGTGGCCCGCAAGAACAACGGCATTGTGGAGTCTGAGTTCAGACTGTTTTTCGCGTTTCTCTCCGGCATAGTTGGCTCTGTGGGGCTCCTGATGTTTGGCTTTGGCGTTTCGCGGGGTCTCGATTGGCGCGTGATCTACGTGGGGCTGGCAATGATCGCATACCTGTTTTCTTCCGCTGGAAACCTGGCGATGCTCTACGTGATCGGGACCTACGACCAGCTGATTCTGGAGACACTCATTGCCGTcgaggtgatcaacaacatcatCGGCTGCATTTTCACGTTTGCATGCTCGCCCTGGCTGGAAAGGTCCGGCACGGAGGCTACATACGTGGCTCTCGCGGTGCTGAACCTGTTCTTCATGTTTCTGAGTCTACCGCTCATGGTATATGGTAAGCGCTGGCGTAAAGCCACCAAGAGCTCGTACATACGGATGATCGAGGCAAGACCGAAGGGGTAG